A genomic window from Candidatus Omnitrophota bacterium includes:
- the lptD gene encoding LPS assembly protein LptD, with amino-acid sequence MRNTILNFIIFLTLIGCLCGAFCVNAIAQEKQSVPDSVVLDSVDLNEGIIEKDVNEEKTEQVFEEPKEEILVKETVKETEPDSESGFDDQVINPVEIDGDNVELMQDENKVVVDGNVSMVKGDTRLTCDRVEYYHKDKKAFAQGNVVLSNPKGQISGENLIFNFDTMTGEFSEAKIISAPYYGRGEKISKVGENHMVMTQGYITTCDLDKPHYKMKAKRIDVYPGEKAQARSLRMIIGKLPIVYFPQFTQVLNDTEPRVVYTPGYDKDWGIFLLSAWRYYFNENFKGNIHLDIREKKDFASGFDVDYKVPGYGEGLIKTYYMNERNITSDRFWDDRLDPTVERERFKAEWRHKWRIDETSNLVLQYYKLSDNEFLKDYFSREYDKDPNPETYFLFTKNLNKGIFSFRVDKRVNRFVSSVERLPEIGYDMTNQEVGNTGLYFQSRNLFSNLSYPEASPSDVRKDTIRIDSVNSLSLPRKIGFLDFTPSIGQRETFYTKTKDDSQRNIVRSIFEAGATLSTKFYKTFDVEADVWGVEIDRLRHIITPTVAYLYRNEPSFPGSKLNVFDAGIDSIESAHKIEFSLENKLQTKRDGQNVDLLRFITSTDFLLKEDPGSGSFNNIKTDLEFRPTEWLTFYSDSDYDVQEEQIVSSNFEIYVNSGDKWSFGLGKRYHVDVDDQITAQLQYVINPKWRFRVYERFDVGSGTQKEQEYTVTRDLHCWEMDISFNETRDQGSEIWMVFRLKAFPDMSIDIMSTGFNERKVGSERNL; translated from the coding sequence ATGAGAAACACAATTCTAAACTTTATTATTTTCTTAACGTTGATTGGATGCTTGTGCGGAGCATTTTGTGTTAATGCGATTGCTCAAGAGAAGCAAAGTGTCCCTGATTCTGTTGTGTTAGATAGCGTTGATTTGAATGAAGGGATAATCGAGAAGGATGTTAATGAAGAAAAAACAGAGCAAGTATTTGAGGAGCCGAAAGAAGAAATTCTTGTGAAAGAAACAGTCAAAGAGACAGAGCCTGATTCTGAATCTGGTTTTGACGATCAGGTGATTAATCCTGTTGAAATTGATGGCGACAATGTTGAGCTTATGCAGGATGAGAATAAAGTTGTTGTTGATGGCAATGTTTCGATGGTTAAAGGCGATACTCGTTTAACCTGTGATCGCGTTGAATATTATCATAAGGATAAAAAAGCTTTTGCTCAGGGCAATGTCGTTTTATCTAATCCTAAGGGTCAAATATCTGGGGAGAATTTGATTTTTAATTTTGACACAATGACCGGAGAGTTTTCTGAAGCAAAGATTATCTCTGCTCCTTATTATGGACGAGGAGAAAAGATTTCTAAAGTTGGCGAAAATCACATGGTTATGACACAAGGATATATTACAACATGTGATTTGGACAAGCCGCACTATAAAATGAAAGCTAAAAGGATTGATGTTTATCCAGGAGAAAAGGCTCAGGCGCGTAGTCTTCGTATGATTATTGGCAAGCTTCCAATCGTTTATTTTCCACAGTTTACCCAGGTGCTTAACGATACAGAGCCTCGCGTGGTATATACGCCAGGCTATGATAAAGATTGGGGTATTTTTCTTTTGAGCGCGTGGAGATATTATTTCAATGAGAATTTTAAAGGTAATATTCATTTAGATATTAGGGAGAAAAAAGATTTTGCCTCTGGTTTTGATGTGGATTACAAGGTGCCTGGTTATGGCGAGGGGTTGATTAAGACATATTATATGAATGAGCGGAATATTACTTCTGATCGTTTTTGGGATGATCGACTTGATCCAACAGTGGAGAGAGAACGGTTTAAAGCAGAATGGCGTCATAAGTGGCGAATTGATGAGACAAGCAATCTTGTGTTGCAGTATTATAAATTAAGCGATAATGAATTCTTAAAAGATTATTTCTCGCGAGAATATGATAAGGATCCTAATCCGGAAACATATTTCTTGTTTACAAAGAATTTGAATAAGGGCATTTTTAGTTTTCGTGTAGATAAAAGAGTGAATCGATTTGTTTCAAGCGTTGAGCGTCTTCCAGAAATTGGATACGACATGACTAATCAAGAAGTCGGGAATACAGGTTTATATTTCCAAAGTCGAAATTTATTTTCTAATTTGTCTTATCCAGAAGCCTCGCCATCGGATGTAAGAAAAGATACAATCAGAATTGATTCTGTTAATTCGCTTTCTCTTCCTAGAAAGATTGGATTTCTTGATTTTACACCGTCGATTGGCCAGAGAGAGACATTTTATACTAAAACCAAAGATGATTCGCAGAGAAATATTGTTCGTAGTATTTTTGAAGCGGGAGCAACGCTAAGTACAAAGTTTTATAAAACGTTTGATGTTGAAGCTGATGTCTGGGGTGTGGAGATTGATCGGTTAAGGCATATTATTACGCCAACAGTTGCTTATTTATACCGCAATGAGCCTTCTTTTCCGGGTTCCAAATTGAATGTTTTTGATGCAGGAATCGATTCTATTGAGAGTGCACATAAGATAGAGTTTTCTCTAGAGAACAAGTTGCAAACAAAGCGTGATGGACAGAATGTTGATCTTTTGCGTTTTATTACATCAACAGACTTTCTTCTCAAGGAGGATCCTGGAAGCGGAAGTTTTAACAATATCAAGACGGACCTTGAATTTCGTCCAACGGAATGGTTAACATTTTATAGTGATTCCGATTACGATGTCCAGGAAGAACAGATTGTTTCAAGCAATTTTGAGATTTATGTTAATTCAGGGGATAAATGGTCGTTTGGTTTAGGTAAGCGGTATCATGTTGATGTTGATGACCAAATCACAGCACAGCTGCAATATGTGATTAATCCAAAATGGAGATTTAGAGTATACGAGCGATTTGATGTTGGCAGCGGTACTCAAAAAGAACAAGAATATACTGTTACGCGAGACTTGCATTGCTGGGAGATGGACATTAGCTTTAATGAAACAAGGGACCAGGGAAGTGAAATTTGGATGGTTTTCCGGTTAAAAGCGTTTCCTGATATGAGTATTGATATTATGAGCACAGGGTTTAATGAAAGAAAAGTAGGGTCTGAAAGAAATTTGTAA
- a CDS encoding GDP-L-fucose synthase: MNENSKILVVGHNDGIEKSLFEYFSNNNFSGVFSSSQIGLDTTIQSSVYQFFSEVEPEYVFLGSVCSGGIEANKNNPADFFYKNSESQNNVVYAAQKFGVKKLMYFASSCVYPKDCPQPMKEEYLTTGPMEPTSVAYSTAKLAGIKLCESFRAQYGLNVIVVIPATVYGPGCDVDLSTAHVIGALIHKFYEAKEKDQKEVIVWGTGNARREFIFADDFVRACLTLMKRYDSAPIIHIGSGEDVSIRDLALMIKKVCGFNGEVVFDAAKPEGVMKKLLDNTKILDFGWSPEVTIEEGIKKTFQWYENLRKAEMIT, encoded by the coding sequence ATGAATGAGAATTCTAAGATTTTAGTTGTTGGACACAATGATGGAATTGAAAAATCATTGTTCGAATATTTTTCTAACAATAATTTTTCTGGTGTTTTTTCGTCATCTCAAATAGGGCTGGACACAACAATACAAAGTTCTGTGTATCAATTTTTTTCAGAAGTTGAGCCCGAATATGTTTTTTTGGGATCTGTTTGTTCTGGCGGCATTGAGGCAAACAAAAACAATCCTGCGGATTTCTTTTATAAGAATTCTGAAAGCCAGAACAATGTGGTGTATGCTGCGCAGAAGTTTGGTGTAAAGAAATTAATGTATTTTGCAAGTTCTTGTGTTTATCCCAAGGATTGTCCTCAGCCGATGAAAGAGGAATATTTAACGACAGGGCCGATGGAACCAACAAGCGTTGCGTATTCAACGGCTAAGCTTGCGGGCATAAAATTATGTGAAAGTTTTCGCGCGCAGTACGGGCTTAACGTTATTGTTGTAATTCCAGCAACTGTTTATGGGCCTGGATGCGATGTTGATTTATCAACGGCTCATGTTATTGGTGCTTTGATTCATAAATTTTATGAGGCAAAAGAAAAAGATCAAAAAGAAGTGATTGTTTGGGGAACAGGCAATGCTAGAAGAGAATTTATTTTTGCTGACGATTTTGTTCGTGCTTGTCTTACTTTAATGAAAAGATATGACAGCGCGCCGATTATTCATATTGGGTCAGGGGAAGATGTTTCGATTCGTGACTTAGCTTTAATGATTAAGAAAGTTTGTGGGTTTAATGGAGAAGTTGTTTTTGATGCAGCAAAGCCAGAAGGTGTGATGAAAAAACTTTTAGACAATACTAAAATTTTAGATTTTGGATGGAGTCCAGAAGTTACGATAGAAGAGGGTATTAAAAAAACTTTTCAGTGGTATGAAAATTTAAGAAAAGCGGAGATGATAACATGA
- a CDS encoding UDP-glucose/GDP-mannose dehydrogenase family protein, which produces MNIAIIGSGYVGLVTGLCLADIGHKVICVDSDISKIKKLKKLELPIYEPGLEEILKRNVKKKRLSFSSSVTDAAKKSEVIFIAVGTPSKKNGDADLTYVEGAARDIAKGMDSYKLIVEKSTVPAHTGKKVQHAIRLTLDQKYKNKKNKSIDFDVASNPEFLREGSAVSDFMNPDRIVIGAETKKAKEMLSEVYKPLKARLIVTDVNSAELIKHASNSFLATKISFANAVSQICDKVGADVLKVVEGMGLDRRIGRDFLSAGVGYGGSCFPKDVDAFVRLSEKVGYDFALLKEVRQINESQKKSFSRLIEDHMWILKNKTIGVLGLAFKPNTDDMRSAPSLDIIRDLQKEGAKIKAYDPQAMEKSKKIFSNVKFCKDAYEVAKGSDCLVVLTEWDEFTKINFRKIRQLMSNPLIFDGRNMYNKEQIKKLGFEYYGIGTNTV; this is translated from the coding sequence ATGAATATTGCAATTATTGGCTCTGGATACGTTGGTCTTGTGACAGGTCTTTGTTTGGCGGATATTGGACACAAGGTTATTTGTGTTGATAGCGATATTTCGAAGATTAAGAAATTAAAGAAATTAGAGCTTCCGATTTATGAGCCGGGTCTCGAAGAGATCCTAAAGCGTAACGTTAAAAAGAAACGATTAAGTTTTTCATCTTCTGTAACGGATGCAGCCAAGAAGTCAGAAGTTATTTTTATTGCGGTTGGAACGCCTTCAAAGAAGAATGGGGATGCTGATTTAACGTATGTCGAGGGAGCTGCACGGGATATTGCCAAGGGCATGGATTCTTATAAACTGATTGTGGAAAAGTCGACTGTGCCAGCGCATACGGGAAAGAAAGTTCAGCATGCCATAAGGTTGACTCTTGATCAGAAATATAAGAATAAGAAAAATAAGAGCATTGATTTTGATGTTGCCTCTAATCCAGAATTCTTAAGAGAAGGATCTGCAGTTTCTGATTTTATGAATCCAGATCGGATTGTTATTGGTGCTGAAACTAAAAAAGCTAAAGAAATGTTGAGCGAAGTTTATAAGCCTCTGAAAGCTAGACTCATTGTGACAGATGTTAATTCTGCTGAATTAATCAAACATGCTTCTAATTCATTCTTGGCGACAAAAATTTCTTTTGCTAATGCTGTTTCTCAAATTTGCGATAAAGTAGGGGCTGATGTACTTAAGGTTGTCGAGGGCATGGGCCTTGATAGACGAATTGGCCGAGATTTTTTGTCCGCTGGCGTAGGGTACGGTGGTAGCTGTTTTCCAAAGGACGTGGATGCTTTTGTTCGCTTAAGTGAAAAAGTCGGGTATGATTTTGCTCTTTTAAAAGAGGTCCGTCAGATCAATGAATCTCAGAAAAAATCTTTTTCAAGGTTGATTGAAGATCATATGTGGATTTTAAAGAATAAAACGATCGGTGTTTTAGGGCTTGCATTTAAGCCAAATACAGATGATATGCGAAGTGCGCCATCGCTTGATATTATTCGGGATTTACAAAAAGAAGGGGCCAAAATCAAAGCCTACGATCCTCAAGCAATGGAGAAATCAAAGAAAATATTTTCTAATGTCAAATTTTGTAAAGATGCTTATGAAGTCGCCAAGGGATCTGATTGTCTTGTTGTTTTGACGGAGTGGGATGAATTTACAAAGATTAATTTTAGAAAAATTCGTCAACTAATGAGCAATCCTTTGATATTTGATGGCCGCAATATGTATAACAAGGAACAGATCAAAAAGTTGGGATTTGAGTATTACGGGATTGGGACAAATACTGTTTAG
- a CDS encoding transketolase C-terminal domain-containing protein — protein MNNITQRDSFWNKVYDLAKENKDIIVLSADMGAPSLDKFRTDLSAQFVNVGIAEQNAILIASGLAKEGKRVFVYAIAPFITFRCLEQIRVNNSMMKIPITIVGVGAGFGYEDSGPTHHMIEDIALMRSMPDIVINSISDSTMAAAVAEMSTRMKKANYVRLDRLVLPTLYGQEEDFSKGVAILRPGDIYIAATGSMVHVALEAAEKLNKSGVNVGVVDVYTIPINEKNFVEAIDGSKKLIALEEHFVSGGFGGAICEVLQDNAVTIPVKRIGLSMDQGYCYKYGGRDVIRQHYGIDADSVVQKINEFLK, from the coding sequence ATGAATAATATTACTCAACGTGATTCATTCTGGAATAAAGTTTATGATTTAGCAAAAGAAAATAAAGACATCATTGTTTTATCTGCAGATATGGGTGCGCCATCTCTGGATAAATTTAGAACAGATTTATCTGCTCAATTTGTCAATGTTGGCATCGCTGAGCAAAATGCTATTTTGATAGCTTCTGGTCTTGCGAAGGAGGGCAAAAGAGTTTTTGTTTATGCGATCGCTCCTTTTATTACATTTCGATGTCTCGAGCAGATTCGTGTTAATAATTCAATGATGAAAATTCCAATTACAATTGTTGGGGTTGGTGCTGGTTTTGGATATGAAGATTCTGGGCCCACGCATCACATGATAGAAGATATTGCGCTTATGCGTTCTATGCCAGATATCGTGATTAATAGCATCTCGGATAGCACGATGGCTGCGGCTGTTGCTGAGATGTCGACGCGGATGAAAAAAGCAAACTATGTTCGCTTAGATAGACTTGTTTTGCCAACATTGTATGGTCAAGAGGAAGACTTTTCTAAAGGTGTCGCAATTTTAAGACCGGGTGATATTTATATTGCAGCGACAGGCAGTATGGTGCATGTTGCGCTTGAAGCAGCAGAAAAGCTTAATAAGAGCGGAGTTAACGTCGGTGTCGTGGACGTATACACTATTCCTATTAATGAAAAGAATTTTGTTGAAGCTATCGACGGATCTAAGAAGCTAATCGCTCTCGAAGAACACTTTGTTTCTGGTGGGTTTGGTGGAGCTATCTGTGAAGTTTTGCAGGATAATGCTGTTACAATTCCTGTGAAACGTATTGGGCTTTCGATGGATCAAGGATATTGCTATAAATATGGCGGACGTGATGTCATTCGTCAGCATTATGGCATTGACGCTGACAGTGTTGTGCAAAAAATAAATGAATTCTTAAAATAA
- the rfbB gene encoding dTDP-glucose 4,6-dehydratase has product MRIVVTGGAGFIGSNFIHHILKKYPNYKIVNIDNLTYAGNLHNLKDVEKNKNYKFVKADICDRKKIDPLIKGCDWIIHFAAESHVDRSIESADIFTLTNVLGTQVLLDAAVRHRVKKFIHISTDEVYGSRKKGFFKETDILNPSSPYAASKAASDLMVMAYRTTYGLPVIITRSSNNFGPRQFPEKIIPLFITRLMENKKVPLYAKGENVRDWIFVEDNCRAVDLVAHKGKIGEIYNICAKNHLSNIQLTKKILKRMKKPESMIKNVKDRLGHDFRYAIDNKKLSQLGFTPKYSLEQALDLTVKWYAGKS; this is encoded by the coding sequence ATGCGCATTGTTGTGACAGGTGGAGCTGGATTTATTGGCTCAAATTTTATTCATCATATTCTAAAGAAATATCCAAATTATAAGATTGTTAATATTGACAACCTTACTTATGCAGGGAATTTGCATAATCTTAAAGATGTTGAAAAGAATAAGAATTATAAATTTGTAAAAGCTGATATTTGTGACCGTAAAAAAATAGATCCATTGATCAAGGGATGTGATTGGATTATCCATTTTGCTGCTGAATCCCACGTTGATCGCTCTATTGAAAGTGCAGATATTTTTACCCTAACTAATGTTTTGGGGACTCAGGTGCTCTTGGATGCGGCTGTGCGCCATCGGGTAAAAAAGTTTATTCATATTAGTACTGATGAAGTTTATGGGAGTCGAAAAAAAGGATTTTTTAAGGAAACAGACATCCTTAATCCCAGTAGTCCTTATGCGGCAAGCAAGGCAGCATCCGATTTGATGGTTATGGCGTATCGCACAACGTATGGTCTTCCCGTGATCATTACGAGGAGTTCTAATAATTTTGGCCCGCGTCAATTTCCTGAGAAAATCATTCCTTTATTTATTACGCGCTTGATGGAGAATAAAAAAGTTCCTCTTTATGCTAAAGGCGAAAATGTGCGTGATTGGATTTTTGTTGAAGACAATTGCCGTGCCGTTGATTTGGTTGCTCATAAAGGAAAAATAGGGGAGATTTATAATATTTGTGCAAAGAATCACTTAAGTAATATTCAGCTTACAAAAAAGATTTTAAAACGAATGAAGAAGCCAGAATCTATGATCAAGAATGTCAAAGACCGGTTAGGTCATGATTTTCGTTACGCAATTGATAATAAAAAATTGAGTCAGCTAGGTTTTACGCCAAAATATTCTCTAGAACAGGCCCTTGATTTGACAGTTAAATGGTATGCAGGCAAGTCATGA
- a CDS encoding nucleotide sugar dehydrogenase → MKELKQKILSKKAKIGVIGLGYVGLPLAVSFARVGFTVLGLDKNKARVSRVKGGRNYNEDVSVKEISGLVRKKKFIVSSDLSLLSKVDVIFICVPTPLKRKYTPDISYILSSVKTIQFYIKKGTLVILESTTYPGTTEELILPKLEKGGFKVGKDFYLAFSPERIDPGNKKYPVTKIPKIVGGVDKASGILSKMLYQTIIKSVHLVSSPKAAEMVKLLENSFRLVNISWVNEVAMMCHKMNVDIWEVIDGAKTKPFGFMPFYPSLGVGGHCIPDDPLYLYWKAKHHGVSSKFIKLSADTNDKVPEYVLNRMKVFLKENKRPSMKSKILVVGVTYKKDVKDLRRSPAIKFLELLKKEEYKVSYSDPLIPYLEIGSLHLKSEYLSEKILKLADCVIIATEHTGVDYKKIKTHANLIFDLCNVYKGKRNSKLMIL, encoded by the coding sequence ATGAAAGAATTAAAACAAAAGATTTTATCAAAAAAAGCTAAAATTGGCGTAATTGGATTAGGTTATGTGGGATTGCCTTTGGCTGTTAGTTTTGCACGCGTTGGTTTTACTGTTTTAGGATTAGACAAAAACAAAGCCCGTGTTTCTCGTGTGAAGGGTGGAAGAAACTACAACGAAGATGTTTCCGTTAAGGAGATTTCAGGGCTTGTACGCAAAAAGAAATTTATTGTTTCATCAGATCTTTCGTTGCTTTCAAAGGTGGATGTTATTTTTATATGTGTTCCGACACCGCTGAAGCGTAAATATACCCCGGACATTTCTTATATCTTAAGCTCAGTTAAAACTATTCAGTTCTATATTAAGAAGGGAACGCTTGTTATTTTAGAAAGTACAACATATCCAGGCACAACTGAAGAATTGATTTTACCAAAGCTTGAAAAAGGCGGATTTAAAGTAGGAAAAGATTTTTATTTGGCTTTTTCTCCTGAACGCATTGATCCAGGCAACAAGAAATATCCCGTTACGAAAATTCCAAAAATAGTTGGCGGCGTTGATAAAGCTTCAGGAATACTCTCTAAGATGCTATATCAGACAATTATTAAAAGTGTTCATCTTGTTTCTTCTCCAAAGGCAGCGGAAATGGTTAAGCTTTTAGAGAATTCATTTCGGTTAGTCAATATTAGTTGGGTTAATGAAGTTGCTATGATGTGTCACAAAATGAATGTGGATATTTGGGAAGTTATTGATGGGGCAAAGACAAAGCCTTTTGGTTTTATGCCGTTTTATCCAAGCCTTGGGGTTGGCGGTCATTGTATTCCAGACGACCCTCTTTATTTGTATTGGAAAGCAAAACATCACGGTGTTAGCTCAAAGTTTATTAAGCTCTCGGCGGATACGAATGATAAGGTTCCCGAATATGTGCTTAATCGCATGAAGGTTTTTTTGAAGGAAAATAAAAGGCCTTCTATGAAATCAAAAATTTTAGTTGTTGGAGTAACGTACAAAAAAGATGTTAAGGATTTGCGTCGATCGCCAGCAATAAAGTTTTTAGAATTGCTTAAAAAAGAAGAATACAAAGTTAGCTATTCTGATCCTTTAATTCCTTACTTGGAGATTGGGTCATTACATTTAAAATCAGAATATTTAAGTGAGAAAATATTAAAATTAGCTGATTGTGTGATTATTGCAACTGAACACACGGGTGTTGATTATAAGAAAATTAAAACGCATGCTAATCTTATTTTTGATTTATGTAATGTTTATAAAGGAAAAAGAAATTCTAAGTTAATGATTTTATAG
- a CDS encoding NAD-dependent epimerase/dehydratase, whose product MKILVTGGAGYIGSILVPELLKNGHEVSVVDNFMYNQNSLLDCCLNKKLKIVRGDCRNKTIIEKELKQADAIFPLACLTGAPLCKQDPLAAQSVIVDAVKMILDLRSPDQVIIYPTTNSGYGIGQKDNFCTEETPLNPVSLYGKLKCEAEKMILDKGNGITLRLATAFGASPRMRLDLLVNDFTYRAVYDRCVILFEAHFKRNYIHVRDAAQAFMLGLCNFDQMKNEPYNVGLSDANLSKKELCEEIKKHVKEFYFYESPIGEDPDKRDYVVSNEKIEKKGFKPNVSLADGIEELVKAYQIIKRSQYANI is encoded by the coding sequence ATGAAAATTTTAGTAACCGGTGGAGCTGGGTATATAGGGTCGATCTTAGTTCCGGAACTTCTTAAAAATGGCCATGAGGTAAGCGTTGTCGATAATTTTATGTACAATCAAAATTCATTGCTGGATTGTTGTTTGAATAAGAAATTAAAGATTGTGCGTGGGGATTGTCGAAATAAAACCATTATAGAAAAAGAGCTAAAGCAAGCGGATGCGATTTTTCCTTTGGCATGCCTCACGGGAGCACCTCTTTGCAAGCAAGATCCTCTGGCGGCACAATCGGTTATTGTTGATGCTGTAAAAATGATTTTAGATTTAAGAAGTCCTGACCAAGTAATTATTTATCCGACGACAAATAGTGGCTATGGTATTGGGCAAAAAGATAATTTTTGTACGGAAGAAACTCCGTTGAATCCTGTTTCGCTTTACGGAAAATTAAAGTGTGAAGCTGAAAAAATGATTTTAGATAAAGGAAACGGCATCACATTAAGGCTTGCAACTGCTTTTGGCGCAAGCCCAAGAATGCGTTTGGATCTTTTGGTCAATGATTTTACGTATCGTGCTGTATATGATCGTTGCGTTATTCTGTTTGAAGCTCACTTTAAGAGAAATTATATTCACGTTAGAGATGCTGCTCAGGCTTTTATGCTAGGACTATGTAATTTTGATCAAATGAAGAATGAGCCATATAACGTCGGATTAAGCGATGCGAATTTGAGCAAAAAAGAACTTTGCGAGGAGATTAAAAAACATGTCAAAGAATTCTATTTTTATGAATCTCCTATTGGAGAAGATCCAGATAAGCGTGATTATGTTGTGAGCAATGAGAAAATAGAAAAAAAAGGCTTTAAGCCAAATGTTTCATTGGCAGACGGTATTGAAGAATTAGTTAAGGCGTATCAAATTATTAAGCGTAGCCAATACGCAAATATTTAA
- a CDS encoding transketolase has translation MKKQLKKKAWDIRKHILNMCVKAETGHVTSSMSCVDILVALYHGCILRHDPKNPDWSDRDRFILSKGQASPALYTVLADCGYFNMKELDKFAQKDGNFGVHLQNSVPGVEITCGSLGQGFGFAAGTALAAKKNRDLFLTFTLLGDGECYEGSIWETAMFASHNHLNNLVAIIDRNYLCVTDFTENIVSLEPMNERWRSFGWDVECIDGHSMDDLLDVLGRVRSRRSTQPLLIIADTIKGEGVESFCYQPVCHGIAPKGDDAKKALAELERRCSYE, from the coding sequence ATGAAAAAACAATTAAAGAAAAAAGCCTGGGATATTCGAAAGCATATTTTGAATATGTGTGTTAAGGCCGAGACAGGTCATGTGACCTCGTCGATGTCTTGTGTTGATATCTTAGTTGCGCTGTATCATGGGTGCATCCTGCGTCATGATCCTAAGAATCCAGATTGGAGTGATCGAGATCGTTTTATTTTAAGCAAGGGACAGGCTAGTCCTGCGCTTTATACTGTGCTTGCGGATTGTGGATATTTTAATATGAAGGAGCTAGATAAATTTGCTCAAAAAGATGGCAACTTTGGTGTTCATCTTCAAAACAGCGTTCCAGGCGTTGAAATTACATGTGGATCTTTAGGGCAAGGTTTTGGGTTTGCTGCGGGAACGGCGTTGGCAGCTAAGAAAAATAGAGATTTATTTTTAACATTTACACTTTTAGGTGACGGTGAGTGCTACGAAGGATCTATTTGGGAAACAGCGATGTTTGCATCGCACAATCATTTAAATAATTTAGTAGCGATTATTGATCGTAATTATTTGTGTGTAACTGATTTTACGGAAAATATTGTAAGCCTAGAGCCGATGAATGAACGATGGCGATCTTTTGGTTGGGATGTTGAATGTATTGACGGACATTCAATGGATGATTTGCTTGATGTTTTAGGACGTGTTCGTTCTCGTCGATCAACGCAACCTTTGCTAATTATCGCAGACACGATCAAAGGAGAAGGCGTCGAATCTTTTTGTTATCAACCCGTGTGTCATGGTATTGCTCCAAAAGGAGATGATGCTAAAAAAGCATTAGCCGAACTTGAAAGAAGGTGTAGCTATGAATAA
- a CDS encoding SDR family oxidoreductase: MAQRKKICLIAGGAGFIGSHLCDRMIQDGYKVICVDNLITGSQRNIAHLLENKDFSFFKQDISEEFVITGPIDYVLQFASPASPIDYLKYPIETLKVGSFGTYHMLELAKKKKARFFLASTSEVYGDPLIHPQVESYWGNVNPIGIRSVYDEAKRFAEAMTMAYQREHKIDTRIVRIFNTYGPRMQTLDGRVVPNFIYQLLHKKPLTVYGTGKQTRSFCYVDDLVEGIVRLLRSSVKTPVNLGNPCEFTMLELAQIIQKVAKTKCRIIRCPLPKDDPKQRKPNISLAKEKLKWKPVVDLKEGLSRTITWFEKQM, translated from the coding sequence ATGGCTCAAAGAAAGAAAATATGTTTGATTGCAGGCGGCGCTGGATTTATTGGAAGCCATTTGTGCGACCGCATGATTCAAGACGGATACAAGGTTATTTGTGTTGATAATTTGATTACGGGAAGCCAAAGAAATATTGCTCATCTTTTAGAAAATAAAGATTTTTCTTTTTTCAAACAAGATATTTCTGAGGAATTTGTGATAACTGGACCGATTGATTATGTTTTGCAGTTTGCTTCTCCGGCAAGTCCTATTGATTATTTAAAATATCCAATTGAGACATTAAAAGTTGGGTCTTTTGGAACATATCATATGCTTGAGCTAGCTAAAAAAAAGAAAGCTAGATTCTTTTTAGCGTCGACTTCTGAAGTTTATGGTGATCCTTTGATTCATCCTCAGGTTGAAAGTTATTGGGGCAATGTTAACCCCATTGGCATTCGAAGCGTTTATGATGAGGCCAAACGTTTTGCAGAGGCAATGACTATGGCATATCAGAGAGAGCATAAAATAGACACGCGTATTGTTCGTATTTTTAATACATATGGGCCGCGCATGCAAACGTTAGACGGACGAGTTGTTCCAAATTTTATTTATCAGCTTTTGCATAAAAAACCGCTTACGGTTTATGGAACAGGGAAACAAACGCGGTCTTTTTGTTATGTTGATGATTTAGTTGAAGGGATTGTTCGACTTCTTCGCTCGAGCGTTAAAACACCTGTTAACTTGGGAAATCCTTGTGAATTTACGATGTTAGAGCTGGCTCAGATTATTCAGAAAGTAGCAAAGACAAAATGTCGCATTATTAGATGTCCTTTGCCAAAAGATGATCCTAAGCAGCGAAAACCAAACATTTCGCTTGCAAAAGAAAAACTAAAGTGGAAGCCAGTCGTTGATTTAAAAGAAGGATTGTCTCGAACCATTACATGGTTTGAGAAGCAAATGTAA